The following proteins come from a genomic window of Miscanthus floridulus cultivar M001 chromosome 2, ASM1932011v1, whole genome shotgun sequence:
- the LOC136529765 gene encoding probable F-actin-capping protein subunit beta isoform X1, whose translation MEAAMDLMRRMPPRSAETALNALLSLLPDHSLDLLSQVDLPLQVCMDKEGLKEYILCEYNRDADSYRSPWSNKYDPPLEDGTVPSQEMRNLEVEANEVFSVYRDQYYEGGISSVYIWEDEDNGFIACFLIKKDGQGKRGYMQIGSWDAIHVIQVGPEEEGAAHYCLNSTVMLSLTTDNKQSGTFNLSGSIRRQMSMTLDVADGHLVNMGKMIEEMEGKLRNSLDQVYFGKTREMVCTLRPPPEVLNMRLPDS comes from the exons ATGGAGGCGGCGATGGATCTGATGCGGCGGATGCCGCCGCGGAGCGCGGAGACGGCGCTCAACGCGCTGCTCTCCCTCCTCCCTGACCACTCCCTCGACCTCCTCTCCCAGGTCGACCTCCCGCTCCAG GTTTGCATGGATAAGGAGGGCTTGAAGGAATACATTCTATGTGAATATAATCGTGACGCTGACTCCTACAG ATCTCCTTGGTCAAACAAATATGATCCCCCTTTGGAAGACGGGACAGTTCCTTCTCAAGAGATGAGGAATCTTGAGGTTGAGGCAAATGAAGTTTTCTCAGTGTATCGTGATCA GTACTATGAAGGTGGCATCTCATCTGTTTACATTTGGGAGGATGAAGATAATGGGTTTATCGCATGCTTCTTAATTAAGAAAG ACGGACAAGGAAAAAGAGGGTACATGCAGATTGGTTCATGGGATGCTATTCATGTTATTCAG GTTGGTCCTGAAGAAGAAGGAGCGGCACATTACTGCTTGAACAGCACTGTGATGCTCTCATTGACAACAGACAACAAGCAGTCTGGAACCTTCAACTTGTCTGGATCAATTAGACGGCAG ATGAGTATGACCCTTGATGTAGCTGATGGACACCTTGTTAATATGGGGAAAATGATAGAAGAAATGGAGGGGAAGCTGAGAAATTCACTGGACCAG GTTTATTTCGGGAAGACCAGAGAAATGGTTTGCACTCTTCGGCCACCACCAGAAGTGCTTAATATGAGACTACCTGACAGCTGA
- the LOC136529765 gene encoding probable F-actin-capping protein subunit beta isoform X2, with protein MEAAMDLMRRMPPRSAETALNALLSLLPDHSLDLLSQVDLPLQVCMDKEGLKEYILCEYNRDADSYRSPWSNKYDPPLEDGTVPSQEMRNLEVEANEVFSVYRDQYYEGGISSVYIWEDEDNGFIACFLIKKDGQGKRGYMQIGSWDAIHVIQVGPEEEGAAHYCLNSTVMLSLTTDNKQSGTFNLSGSIRRQASYYELTRN; from the exons ATGGAGGCGGCGATGGATCTGATGCGGCGGATGCCGCCGCGGAGCGCGGAGACGGCGCTCAACGCGCTGCTCTCCCTCCTCCCTGACCACTCCCTCGACCTCCTCTCCCAGGTCGACCTCCCGCTCCAG GTTTGCATGGATAAGGAGGGCTTGAAGGAATACATTCTATGTGAATATAATCGTGACGCTGACTCCTACAG ATCTCCTTGGTCAAACAAATATGATCCCCCTTTGGAAGACGGGACAGTTCCTTCTCAAGAGATGAGGAATCTTGAGGTTGAGGCAAATGAAGTTTTCTCAGTGTATCGTGATCA GTACTATGAAGGTGGCATCTCATCTGTTTACATTTGGGAGGATGAAGATAATGGGTTTATCGCATGCTTCTTAATTAAGAAAG ACGGACAAGGAAAAAGAGGGTACATGCAGATTGGTTCATGGGATGCTATTCATGTTATTCAG GTTGGTCCTGAAGAAGAAGGAGCGGCACATTACTGCTTGAACAGCACTGTGATGCTCTCATTGACAACAGACAACAAGCAGTCTGGAACCTTCAACTTGTCTGGATCAATTAGACGGCAG GCTAGCTATTATGAACTAACAAGAAATTAG